A stretch of Spirochaetaceae bacterium DNA encodes these proteins:
- a CDS encoding lytic transglycosylase domain-containing protein, producing the protein MLKNKIIALLFLSLIACTDDVPPPADIPSLTLSDRATLTFAIRSGYSFINTHDDDIVAMLHGHALGAAYYYSYISEHEGKLNLTLRLLASQITEGNAFREWAALRYAQLVISNDLPPNDEQSLLINNLSQLLWVDNASVPLLFLQAALYHSEGNYQQSLQALNAIPHSSFTLWPIEFNHARLSALNAAMLDLAPQSIDNFFFNFIPTAATIQTLQLIEDIGEWPHIEAYRVIAATADNTAASFVALSNFIEGNDVLVNRFPAILQNYSRLSARSGNLARARQLLTGLTPNLSSEAALYQAYLTLGLIERQAGNHFAAHLHFSEAFNFGQSNQQRDVALRNRFEANRTVNTTNLNLVIDELINFAPLWHNPNFYDVFLNGLLSQLVQARNFRGIYRLYTEALQNHASPLVRGNFAFTLARAIRAGIEVYFMYEVETPAEEEARLYRLYRNMLVGAQANPLSYASFLSHILLGEIPAPLRSITRNNIPYHFDVSTAIVPVPADSGRLSREIFARNAHGPLPISLDLYALGFFYYDLNLRGDIGAAVTSRFNARRDSLTTDGLRITALALYEQEQFLAAINAMTRARLRADFIPNFTDYTILYPRVYFDEMLYATTEAGVDIDIMFGLVRQESGFMHEIRSHAGAIGLAQLMTGTAGDMNHLVRITNPDLTDPLTNLRFGAAYFNWLEPRLDGEGLWRILLGYNAGPTRIRTWLRGFTDLPPELAVEAVPFNESRSYVKFVLTHALIFNYLYGDQDLLRIVQLVFPGLEY; encoded by the coding sequence ATGCTTAAAAACAAAATAATAGCTTTACTCTTTCTTTCGCTAATAGCCTGTACCGATGATGTACCGCCCCCCGCCGATATACCTAGCCTTACTCTAAGCGATAGAGCCACCCTTACCTTTGCTATACGTTCGGGGTATTCTTTTATTAATACCCACGATGACGATATAGTGGCAATGCTGCATGGTCATGCTTTGGGAGCGGCTTATTACTACAGTTATATAAGCGAGCATGAAGGTAAACTTAACTTAACTTTACGCTTATTGGCCAGCCAAATAACAGAGGGTAATGCTTTTAGAGAATGGGCCGCTTTACGTTACGCCCAGCTAGTTATAAGTAACGATTTACCGCCCAATGATGAGCAAAGCCTGCTCATTAATAACTTAAGCCAGCTATTATGGGTAGATAACGCCAGTGTGCCTTTACTCTTTTTACAAGCGGCGCTTTACCATAGCGAAGGTAACTACCAACAAAGTTTGCAGGCCTTAAATGCTATACCGCATAGCAGTTTTACTCTATGGCCTATCGAGTTTAACCACGCCCGGCTTAGCGCTCTTAATGCCGCTATGCTGGATTTAGCGCCGCAAAGTATCGATAACTTCTTTTTTAACTTTATCCCTACGGCGGCAACTATACAAACGTTACAGCTTATCGAGGATATAGGTGAGTGGCCTCATATCGAGGCTTACCGGGTTATCGCGGCTACGGCCGATAATACGGCGGCTTCGTTTGTAGCTTTATCTAACTTTATAGAGGGTAATGATGTTTTAGTTAATCGTTTTCCGGCCATTTTACAAAATTATAGCCGCCTTAGCGCCCGCTCCGGTAATTTGGCCCGGGCTAGGCAGCTGCTTACCGGCTTAACACCTAACTTGAGTAGCGAAGCGGCGCTCTATCAAGCTTATTTAACTTTAGGGTTAATCGAAAGGCAAGCCGGTAATCACTTTGCCGCCCATTTACATTTTAGCGAGGCCTTTAACTTTGGCCAAAGTAACCAGCAGCGTGATGTTGCCTTGCGTAACCGTTTTGAGGCTAATCGTACCGTTAATACGACTAACCTTAATTTAGTCATTGATGAACTTATCAATTTTGCCCCTTTATGGCATAACCCTAATTTTTACGATGTTTTTTTAAACGGGCTGTTATCTCAGCTGGTGCAGGCGCGTAATTTTAGAGGGATTTACCGCCTTTATACAGAGGCCTTACAAAACCATGCCTCGCCCCTAGTGCGCGGCAACTTTGCCTTCACTTTAGCCCGCGCCATACGTGCCGGCATAGAGGTTTACTTTATGTACGAGGTAGAAACACCGGCGGAGGAAGAAGCAAGGCTTTACCGCCTTTACCGTAATATGCTTGTTGGGGCGCAGGCCAATCCGCTTAGTTATGCCTCGTTTTTATCGCACATTTTACTAGGCGAAATTCCGGCTCCGCTGCGCAGCATTACTCGTAATAATATTCCTTACCACTTTGATGTTAGCACGGCGATTGTGCCGGTTCCGGCCGATTCCGGCCGCCTGAGCCGCGAAATATTTGCCCGTAACGCTCATGGACCGCTGCCCATTAGCCTAGACCTTTATGCCTTAGGCTTTTTTTATTACGACCTTAATTTACGCGGCGATATTGGCGCTGCCGTAACCAGCCGTTTTAATGCTAGGCGCGATAGCCTTACCACCGATGGCTTGCGGATAACGGCTTTAGCTTTGTACGAGCAAGAACAATTTTTAGCGGCCATTAACGCTATGACACGCGCCAGATTACGCGCCGATTTTATTCCTAATTTTACCGATTACACCATTTTATACCCACGCGTTTACTTTGATGAAATGCTGTACGCTACCACCGAAGCCGGTGTAGATATAGATATTATGTTTGGCCTTGTGCGCCAAGAATCGGGCTTTATGCACGAAATTAGGTCGCACGCCGGGGCCATCGGCCTTGCCCAATTAATGACCGGTACCGCCGGTGATATGAACCATTTGGTACGTATTACCAACCCCGATTTAACCGACCCTTTAACCAATTTACGTTTTGGGGCGGCCTACTTTAACTGGCTGGAACCGCGCCTAGATGGCGAGGGGCTTTGGCGTATTTTATTAGGTTATAACGCCGGCCCCACCCGTATCCGTACTTGGCTGCGCGGCTTTACCGATTTACCGCCCGAACTAGCCGTAGAGGCCGTACCTTTTAACGAAAGCCGCAGCTATGTAAAATTTGTGCTAACCCACGCTTTAATTTTTAACTATTTGTATGGGGACCAAGATTTACTGCGCATAGTGCAGCTGGTGTTTCCGGGTTTGGAGTATTAA
- the der gene encoding ribosome biogenesis GTPase Der, which yields MDNLRIAIVGKPNVGKSTLFNRLLKKRIAITDPIAGVTRDAISRSLTLGANQFALVDTGGIHTSESPLERLAIKQSLSQIDNAHLILLVTEATGLTADDYELINILRGKNLILVVNKCDSPEKELYAADFYALGFKTIFISAEHNRNIPALISLIEQAANDDKGLNNAPVIVNDNNELTADNTIKIAIVGKPNVGKSSLANALCGQDNSIVSSIAHTTRDTVSSAFTFNGQDFVILDTAGLRRAAKLKERLEYFAVKRTEEAIAACDVALLVLDSSEELSDQEKKIADKIVEHKKPFLFVLNKWDLTNPPVQDGRIITDKLLKEKIDKFRFLFPVTSHIKLVAVSALQQLGFSSLLKNVVALNNQNKRQINDHELTKAMHEWVLERKAAQRGSRKTDFKSLRQLAVKPPFFILRARGQVDDHYSRYIIKRIRDEFGFSNVAIDLKIEQF from the coding sequence TTGGATAATTTGCGCATCGCCATTGTAGGTAAGCCTAACGTGGGTAAATCTACCCTCTTTAACCGTCTTTTAAAAAAACGTATCGCCATTACCGACCCTATAGCCGGCGTTACGCGCGATGCCATTAGCCGCAGCTTAACGCTTGGCGCAAACCAATTTGCTTTAGTAGATACCGGCGGTATCCATACCAGCGAAAGCCCGCTGGAAAGATTAGCCATTAAACAAAGCCTTAGCCAAATAGACAATGCTCACTTAATTTTACTGGTAACCGAAGCCACCGGCTTAACGGCCGATGACTATGAGCTTATCAATATCTTACGCGGTAAAAACTTAATTTTAGTGGTTAATAAATGTGATAGCCCCGAAAAAGAACTTTACGCCGCCGATTTTTATGCGCTGGGCTTTAAAACCATTTTTATTTCGGCCGAACATAATCGTAATATCCCGGCATTAATCAGCTTGATAGAACAAGCGGCTAACGATGATAAAGGGTTAAATAATGCCCCTGTCATTGTGAATGATAATAACGAATTAACCGCCGATAACACCATTAAAATAGCCATTGTGGGTAAGCCTAATGTAGGTAAATCTAGTTTAGCTAATGCTTTGTGCGGGCAAGATAACAGTATCGTTAGCAGTATTGCTCATACTACGCGCGATACCGTCAGTTCGGCCTTTACTTTTAACGGCCAAGATTTTGTTATTTTAGATACCGCCGGCCTGCGCCGGGCCGCTAAACTTAAAGAACGGCTGGAATATTTTGCCGTTAAACGTACCGAAGAGGCCATTGCCGCCTGCGATGTAGCTTTACTGGTGCTGGATAGCAGCGAAGAGCTGAGCGACCAAGAAAAAAAAATTGCCGATAAAATAGTAGAGCATAAAAAACCTTTTTTATTTGTGCTTAATAAATGGGATTTAACCAACCCGCCGGTGCAAGATGGCAGGATAATAACCGATAAATTATTAAAAGAAAAAATTGATAAATTTAGGTTTTTATTTCCGGTAACTAGCCATATTAAATTGGTAGCAGTTTCGGCTTTACAGCAGCTGGGGTTTAGCAGTTTGTTAAAAAATGTTGTGGCTTTAAATAACCAAAACAAACGGCAAATTAACGACCACGAGCTAACTAAAGCTATGCACGAATGGGTGCTGGAGCGTAAAGCCGCCCAACGCGGCAGCCGTAAAACCGATTTTAAAAGCTTAAGGCAGCTGGCTGTTAAGCCTCCTTTTTTTATTTTACGCGCACGCGGACAAGTGGACGACCATTATAGCCGTTATATAATTAAAAGAATACGCGACGAGTTTGGCTTTAGTAATGTAGCGATAGATTTAAAGATAGAGCAATTTTAG
- a CDS encoding ATP-binding protein, translating to MSERQQKFDFIDSYKEELIINNFLNLKTKISFGSFNCLTGSNAVGKTVIFKLLSFFHILPRVFEPAIEGATADYIHFGKKDLNKKLQERIDNLLHQEFIKFFPASKEASDVYKKNFDITYSCLKNGTEEIRWELKCQEEKITTTSLFKEADLKSIINGIEAKIKSSKISAAEEKSINFESYQYLLDVSSCKSVWKFINLKNDIREKGVFLESEHESYYDNLNARGKNSNSFISIDSNNRSEVKISSLLEKLATELKVKSYRVNENNKVIIKTFKDKEMLITQASSGQRDNLSIIVLLNNLIRNLENEQRDYNFFISLIEELGNYLYPSGSVELLKAFVTVFLEYQTKKTPLRIYISTHSSYILNLFNLFLKYAKVRNVLGSKYEKYKEELSLYLNEEDLYIYSLEEEAGFIKAVDIKKDIGIYAEKFVDVSNQLIEQMNRADEIEYLCRKKGE from the coding sequence ATGAGTGAACGTCAGCAAAAATTTGACTTCATTGATAGTTATAAAGAAGAGTTAATTATTAACAATTTTTTAAATCTAAAGACAAAAATATCTTTTGGTAGTTTTAATTGCCTTACGGGTAGTAATGCTGTAGGGAAAACAGTTATATTTAAGTTATTGTCATTTTTTCATATTCTTCCTCGTGTATTTGAACCTGCTATAGAAGGTGCTACAGCCGATTATATTCATTTTGGTAAAAAAGATTTAAATAAGAAACTACAAGAACGTATTGATAATTTATTACATCAAGAATTTATTAAATTTTTTCCGGCTTCTAAAGAAGCATCTGATGTATATAAAAAAAATTTTGACATTACTTATAGTTGTTTAAAAAATGGTACTGAGGAAATTAGATGGGAATTAAAATGTCAAGAAGAGAAAATTACCACTACTTCTTTATTTAAAGAGGCCGATTTAAAATCAATTATTAATGGTATTGAGGCTAAAATTAAGAGCAGTAAAATTAGCGCTGCCGAAGAGAAGTCTATAAATTTTGAAAGCTATCAGTATCTGCTTGATGTTTCTAGCTGTAAATCGGTTTGGAAATTTATTAACTTAAAAAATGATATTAGAGAGAAAGGTGTATTTTTAGAAAGTGAGCACGAAAGCTACTATGATAACCTTAATGCAAGAGGAAAAAATAGTAATTCATTTATTAGCATAGATAGTAACAACCGTTCAGAGGTAAAGATTTCTTCTTTGTTAGAAAAGCTAGCTACAGAGCTTAAAGTGAAGAGTTATAGAGTAAACGAGAATAATAAAGTTATTATTAAAACATTTAAAGATAAGGAGATGTTAATCACACAAGCTTCTTCTGGACAGCGAGATAATTTGTCTATTATTGTTTTATTGAATAATTTAATTAGAAATTTAGAGAATGAGCAACGAGATTATAATTTTTTTATAAGCTTAATAGAAGAATTAGGTAATTATCTTTATCCCAGCGGTAGCGTAGAGCTTTTAAAGGCCTTTGTAACTGTATTTTTAGAATATCAAACAAAAAAAACACCTTTACGTATATATATAAGCACCCATAGCTCTTATATTTTAAATTTATTTAATTTATTTTTAAAATATGCAAAAGTTAGGAATGTTTTAGGTAGTAAATACGAAAAATACAAAGAAGAACTAAGCCTTTATCTTAATGAGGAAGATTTATATATTTATTCCTTAGAAGAAGAAGCTGGTTTTATTAAAGCTGTAGACATAAAAAAAGATATAGGTATTTATGCCGAGAAATTTGTAGACGTTAGTAACCAGTTAATTGAGCAAATGAATAGAGCTGATGAAATTGAGTACTTGTGCCGAAAAAAAGGTGAGTAA